The Halocalculus aciditolerans genome includes a window with the following:
- a CDS encoding phospholipase D family protein: protein MTKTEFEATVEFDDGSTADLEMAADKSWSSFLNYFGDAQHVYCVTYSQSPAFIYKMFQNRDLAVDSLEVIVGDNQHDDYRRSLKNTNNAKKIAAQLESLRRDGDLRIQTIDSARVLLHTKLYIVENQDGSRTLICGSANLSKQAWQGSKQTNVNMAWRTDGDTPVDEWFEQLYAFHKDYATPFMEDLTEEIEDAETADEEAKIYDIWLGGDEFSDDPVAELNARLDEAVDDDQVNTYNVVTDAEEAEKAVVAAEDTDTDPTEISPDKRVRLSPQGLEDAISNLDDTLSANNIRINDGEIVATPAGIARYKETFTGYPDLNVDREEKTVGLRVDDSVLELTAPLPDDPQEVADALDLIENYVETVGEFGETRTKKETRAHFYEGIIYFCWAPFANYCAHHYAEYESAELDKDLPFLFLHGDNDSGKGMFLRFGARLISNGYVQEVTTGDDFVKNNIERARASDTVFPYIVDDVAKSKIDRDIIKSYWEGKWDGSIQMPTFIFSSNDSTKPKSELRTRMKTLDFNVNFSELEKDEREAAAQIAGQADGCNLFAWFAHLFLQRDISLPDQSDRLADARDVFAELYAYAEKEPPEYVPLEKPAEQEHDPGRRKWISALSDGLCELDFKDDGRIIADFSANLDQQQCWEFQKATPPHIRASIYGPAVQFESANRFQNWIDEPSIIENARRDTETRADNDGVLSRVTRFVRG, encoded by the coding sequence ATGACCAAAACAGAATTCGAAGCAACGGTCGAGTTCGACGACGGCAGCACCGCCGATCTGGAAATGGCTGCCGACAAATCGTGGAGTAGCTTCCTGAATTACTTCGGTGACGCCCAACACGTCTACTGCGTTACGTACAGTCAGTCCCCCGCGTTCATCTACAAGATGTTTCAGAACCGGGACCTCGCAGTTGACTCACTGGAGGTTATCGTTGGAGACAACCAGCACGACGACTACCGGCGGTCGCTGAAGAACACGAACAACGCGAAGAAAATCGCCGCACAGTTGGAGTCACTCCGTCGAGACGGTGATCTCCGCATCCAGACCATTGATTCTGCGCGTGTCCTTCTCCACACGAAGCTCTACATCGTCGAGAATCAGGACGGGTCTCGTACACTCATCTGTGGGTCGGCGAACCTCTCCAAGCAGGCCTGGCAAGGAAGCAAACAAACCAACGTCAACATGGCGTGGCGTACTGACGGGGATACGCCCGTCGACGAGTGGTTCGAGCAGCTCTACGCGTTCCACAAGGACTACGCGACGCCGTTCATGGAAGACCTCACGGAGGAGATCGAAGACGCCGAAACGGCAGACGAAGAGGCGAAGATTTACGACATCTGGCTGGGCGGGGACGAGTTCAGTGACGACCCAGTCGCCGAGCTGAACGCCCGTCTTGACGAAGCGGTTGACGACGACCAAGTCAACACGTACAACGTCGTCACAGACGCCGAAGAAGCAGAGAAGGCTGTGGTTGCCGCCGAAGATACGGATACTGACCCAACAGAGATCAGTCCGGACAAGCGTGTGCGCCTCTCTCCGCAGGGGCTTGAAGACGCTATCTCGAATCTGGACGACACGCTGTCCGCTAATAACATCCGTATCAACGACGGTGAAATCGTAGCGACGCCAGCCGGTATCGCACGGTACAAAGAAACCTTCACCGGATACCCGGACCTGAACGTCGACAGGGAGGAGAAGACGGTCGGGTTGCGGGTTGACGACTCGGTCCTCGAATTAACGGCTCCTCTTCCGGATGACCCGCAGGAAGTCGCTGACGCGCTCGACCTGATCGAAAACTACGTTGAAACAGTCGGTGAGTTCGGCGAAACACGGACCAAGAAGGAGACACGGGCACACTTCTACGAGGGGATTATCTACTTCTGCTGGGCTCCGTTCGCTAACTACTGCGCCCATCACTACGCCGAATACGAATCCGCGGAGCTCGACAAGGACCTACCGTTCCTATTCCTTCACGGCGACAACGACAGCGGGAAAGGCATGTTCCTGCGGTTCGGAGCGCGACTCATCTCGAACGGGTACGTGCAGGAGGTCACAACCGGGGACGACTTCGTCAAAAACAATATCGAGCGTGCTCGTGCGTCCGACACAGTTTTCCCGTACATCGTTGACGACGTGGCGAAGTCGAAAATCGACCGGGACATCATCAAGTCGTATTGGGAAGGGAAGTGGGACGGTTCCATCCAAATGCCGACGTTCATCTTTTCCTCGAACGACTCAACCAAGCCCAAATCCGAACTCCGGACTCGCATGAAGACGTTGGATTTCAACGTGAACTTCTCCGAACTGGAGAAGGACGAACGCGAAGCCGCCGCGCAGATCGCAGGGCAGGCGGACGGCTGTAATCTGTTCGCGTGGTTCGCTCACCTATTCTTGCAGCGGGATATCTCGCTCCCGGACCAGTCGGACCGGCTCGCGGATGCACGGGACGTGTTCGCAGAGTTGTACGCGTACGCCGAGAAGGAACCACCAGAGTACGTGCCGCTGGAGAAACCCGCCGAGCAGGAACACGACCCAGGGCGTCGGAAATGGATCAGCGCGCTATCCGACGGGTTGTGTGAACTCGATTTCAAAGACGATGGACGCATCATCGCTGATTTCTCAGCGAATCTGGATCAACAGCAGTGCTGGGAGTTCCAGAAAGCCACGCCACCCCACATCCGGGCGAGTATTTACGGGCCGGCAGTCCAGTTTGAAAGCGCAAACAGGTTCCAGAATTGGATTGATGAACCCAGTATCATCGAAAACGCACGACGCGACACCGAAACAAGAGCTGACAACGACGGTGTTCTGTCCCGGGTCACACGATTCGTCCGAGGGTAA
- a CDS encoding PD-(D/E)XK nuclease family protein: protein MSNHISPRQFDGTLVTVPFGSENVERTAQNEYRTLLDEHDSEEILVITGAPTSTEAFRESLDAELPGAATPWVTSLVVHATDVLDQTDDRTVLSDALRRELLHRFLDGYDWNSEYLERASAQPSFVEDAATVIDTLSWQSSHPDETPELRDLRRACDAFHDWLADHDHMERGQLISEAHEVLASDARGDVVDAEAVLAVEFEEFFPGDRAYLDALAADRELVCIAEENASVRRTWMDPGPVTEYVSFTETRRGHAAPPPARPAATATYFAEGTAPDEPDAGSVSVLATDSRDDQLDAVANEIEALVSRPDWTYEDVAVATKQSGSAVTDAIDALERAGLPTESATVTGFGDDPAIRELLAVVRHLAANEDEEPVEHGPELDADRVERVAAFDRLDDGVRWWATDAGLKERIAERASPLDARAQLGNVRRAFRMAAFLEDTGFLEATWASYEEMLERAHEYAPQHNQTSATDLSGGVRVDHVQALKNESYRAVFLVNLTDAEYPGDPSFTRLFPTERVAAMPDYPGVTDLDADAVEATFPTESTASSRPFARYHAEHARRRLAVGAGVATERLYCCLYEYEDTALEERAQASRFLTAAYDALPWLHEAADTGITSEQAAEEYLLSRVDDALAEVRRANSQDVTVSLDDIEAELGEIQELLDESGARGEEVRKALRARVEFANGEVRR from the coding sequence ATGTCTAATCACATATCTCCCCGGCAGTTCGATGGAACGTTAGTAACGGTACCATTCGGAAGCGAAAACGTCGAACGAACAGCGCAGAACGAATACCGGACGCTCCTCGACGAGCACGATTCTGAGGAGATACTCGTGATCACGGGTGCGCCGACGAGTACTGAAGCGTTCCGGGAGTCCTTAGACGCAGAACTACCCGGCGCGGCGACGCCGTGGGTGACGTCGCTCGTCGTGCACGCGACGGACGTACTCGACCAGACGGACGACCGTACCGTTCTCTCCGACGCCCTACGACGCGAACTCCTCCATCGGTTCCTCGACGGGTACGACTGGAACTCGGAGTATCTGGAGCGCGCGTCCGCACAGCCATCGTTCGTCGAGGACGCGGCGACCGTGATCGATACGCTCTCGTGGCAATCTTCCCACCCCGACGAGACGCCGGAGCTCCGCGATCTCCGACGCGCGTGTGATGCGTTCCACGACTGGCTCGCCGACCACGACCACATGGAGCGCGGCCAACTCATCTCGGAGGCGCACGAGGTCCTCGCGTCGGACGCACGCGGCGACGTCGTGGACGCGGAGGCGGTGCTGGCGGTTGAGTTCGAGGAGTTCTTCCCGGGTGACCGCGCGTACCTCGACGCGCTGGCGGCGGACCGCGAGCTGGTCTGCATCGCGGAGGAGAACGCGAGCGTGCGGCGGACGTGGATGGACCCCGGCCCCGTCACGGAGTACGTCTCATTCACCGAGACGCGACGCGGACACGCGGCGCCACCACCAGCGCGACCGGCCGCGACGGCGACGTACTTTGCGGAGGGAACGGCACCGGACGAGCCGGACGCGGGCTCCGTCTCCGTGCTCGCTACGGACTCACGCGACGACCAGCTCGATGCGGTCGCTAACGAGATCGAGGCGCTCGTCTCGCGGCCGGACTGGACGTACGAGGACGTCGCGGTCGCCACCAAGCAGAGCGGGAGTGCGGTGACGGACGCTATCGACGCGCTCGAACGCGCCGGGCTCCCGACGGAGTCGGCGACTGTCACGGGGTTCGGCGACGATCCCGCGATCCGCGAGCTGCTCGCCGTCGTTCGACACCTCGCCGCCAACGAGGACGAGGAGCCGGTAGAGCACGGGCCGGAACTCGACGCGGATCGCGTGGAGCGCGTCGCGGCGTTCGACCGGCTCGACGACGGGGTTCGGTGGTGGGCGACCGACGCGGGGCTGAAGGAGCGGATCGCGGAGCGCGCGTCCCCGCTCGATGCGCGTGCGCAGCTCGGGAACGTCCGTCGCGCGTTCCGGATGGCGGCGTTCCTCGAAGACACGGGCTTCCTGGAGGCGACGTGGGCGTCGTACGAGGAGATGCTGGAACGCGCGCACGAGTACGCGCCGCAGCACAACCAGACGAGCGCGACGGACCTGAGTGGTGGCGTCCGCGTCGATCACGTGCAGGCGCTGAAGAACGAGTCATATCGTGCGGTGTTTCTCGTGAATCTCACGGACGCCGAGTATCCCGGTGACCCGTCGTTCACGCGGCTCTTCCCGACTGAGCGCGTCGCGGCGATGCCGGACTACCCGGGCGTGACGGACCTTGACGCGGACGCAGTCGAAGCGACGTTCCCGACGGAGTCAACGGCGTCGAGTCGGCCGTTCGCGCGCTATCATGCCGAGCACGCGCGCAGGCGGCTCGCTGTCGGTGCGGGCGTCGCAACGGAGCGGCTGTACTGTTGTCTCTACGAGTACGAGGACACGGCGCTCGAAGAGCGCGCGCAGGCCTCTCGCTTCCTGACGGCGGCGTACGACGCGCTCCCGTGGCTGCACGAGGCTGCCGACACTGGAATCACGAGCGAGCAGGCCGCCGAAGAGTATCTCCTCTCGCGGGTGGACGACGCGCTCGCGGAGGTCCGGCGCGCGAACAGTCAGGACGTGACGGTGTCGCTCGACGACATCGAGGCGGAACTTGGGGAGATTCAGGAGCTACTCGACGAGAGCGGGGCGCGCGGTGAGGAGGTACGGAAGGCGTTGCGTGCGCGCGTC